The Bdellovibrionota bacterium nucleotide sequence TCAGCGACAATTAGAATGGGGACACCCGGTTCATGCCTGTTACGAATGAAGGATGTTGACCTCCGTTAACGGCGAATATGGCGAACCTGCACCAACTGCTTAAGACGATGATCGAGAAGGGGGCGAGCGACCTTCACATCACAACGGGCACGCCGCCGCAGCTTCGGATTGACGGAAAGCTGACGCCTCTCAAAATGCCTCCGCTGACGCCGCCCGAGACGAAGCAGCTCTGTTATTCCATTTTGACGGATGCGCAGAAGCACAAGTTCGAAGAGTCGAACGAGCTCGACCTGTCGTTCGGCGTGAAGGGCCTCGCCCGATTTCGCGCCAACACCTACATGCAGCGGGGAGCGGTTACGGGCGCGTTTCGCGTCATTCCGTTCAAGATCTTTACGCTCAGCGAGTTGGGTCTCCCGCCGGTCGTCCAGGAGTTGACCCGGAAACCGAGGGGATTGGTTTTGGTGACCGGCCCGACGGGGTCCGGGAAATCAACGACGCTCGCGTCCATGATCGACGCCATCAATCAGGAGCGGCACGAACATATCATGACGATTGAAGATCCGATTGAATACCTGCACCCCCACAAGGGATGTATCGTCAATCAACGCGAGATCCATACCGACACCGAGTCGTTCAAGGTGGCGCTCAAATACGTTTTGCGACAGGACCCGGACGTCGTTCTGATCGGTGAGATGCGCGATTTGGAGACGATTGAGGCCGCATTAACCATTGCGGAAACGGGGCACTTGGCGTTTGCCACGTTGCATACCAATTCTTGCGTGCAAACGATCAACCGAATTGTGGATGTCTTTCCAGCACACCAGCAGCCGCAGGTGCGTGCACAGCTTTCGTTCGTTCTTGAGGGGGTTCTTTCGCAGACGCTGATTCCGCGGGCCAATGGCAAGGGGAGAGCGATGGCCGTGGAGATTCTAATTCCGAATCCCGCGATTCGAAACTTGGTCCGTGAGGACAAGATCCACCAAATCTATTCTCAGATGCAGGTGGGGCAGTCCAAATTCGGAATGCAGACGATGAATCAGGCGCTCTATGCATTGGTCGCCAAACGGATCATTTCCATGGAAGACGGCATCGCACGGTCGTCCGACCCGGACGATCTTCGGCAGCTCATTGCAAACGGCGGGACCGTTTCCCCTGGTGGGGCCGCGCAAGCGGCCCAACGGAGGGCCCAACAAGGGTAACCCATGGCGGTCTATAAGTGGGAAGGCATCACCCGCCAAGGGGTGGTGAAAAAAGGGGAGAGAGAGGCCCCGAACCAGGCGGCGGTCGTCACCTGGTTGCGACAGCAACAGGTGCGGCCGAAAGCCATTGTCGAAAAGAAAGGGAAAGCACAGATCGGCCTTCCGTCGTTCCTGTCCGGGGGAGTCAAGGAAAAGGATATCGTTATTTTCGCCCGGCAGTTCGCCACGATGATCGATGCCGGTCTTCCTTTGGTGCAGTGTCTGGAAATTTTGGCGTCGCAGCAAGAGTCCAAGAAGTTCAAAGCGGTGCTTTACGCGGTCAAGACGGAAGTTGAAGGCGGTTCGACATTTGCGGAAGCGCTTCGGAAACATCCCAAGGTTTTCGATGAACTATTCGTGAACTTGGTCGCGGCCGGCGAGGTGGGCGGTATTTTGGACACGATCTTCTTGCGCCTGGCGAACTACCTCGAAAAATCGATGAAATTGAAGAAGAAGGTCAAAGGAGCCATGGTCTACCCGACCAGCATTATGATCGTGGCGAGCATGGTGGTCACCGTGCTTTTGGTGTGGGTTATCCCCGTTTTCGAGAACATGTTTAGGGAATTCGGAAATGCGGAGCTGCCGGTTCCGACTCAAATCGTCATCAAGTTTTCCCGAAATTTTAAAACCCTTCTCATTCCGATCATCATCTTCGTTTCGGGGATCATTTTCGGAATCAAATACATGTATGGAACGAAAAAGGGGCGCCTCATTATCGATTCCACGATGCTTAAGGCTCCCGTATTCGGTCCCCTGCTTCGAAAAGTCGCCGTGGCTCGATTCACCCGGACGCTGAGTACAATGATTACAAGTGGTGTTCCGCTGCTCGACGCTCTCGACATTGTGGCCAAGGCAGCTGGCAACAAGGTGGTCGAAAACGCGATTCAAGATACACGGGCATCCATCAGCGAAGGTAAGACGATGGCCGAGCCTTTGGAGGAAAGCGGCGTGTTCCCTTCGATGGTTTGCCAGATGATCAGCGTCGGCGAAGCTACCGGTGCGATGGATGCGATGCTCAATAAAATTGCGGACTTTTACGATGACGAGGTGGACTCCGCTGTGGACGCCCTGACTGCATTGATGGAACCCGCGATGATGGTGTTTTTGGGCGTGATCATCGGCGGACTTGTGGTGGCCATGTACCTTCCGGTCTTCAAATTGGCCGGCACCGTCGGCGGCTAGTCCACGCGCCCGTTGCTGAGCAACCGGTTAGACAAGATTTTTTCCCGATTCCGGGCTAAGAAAGACGGCACGTGTCCCAAGATCTGCAACTTCCCGAACGCGAGGCCTTAAGACAACGGACCAAGTGGCTGATCGCCTGCCGGCTGGTGACCGCCGCGGTTCTCGTGGTCGGAACGCTTCTGTTCCGTCCGGGCGGCGAGGGGCGCCTCTTCGGACCTTCCTTTTGGGTGGTCTTCGGCCTCACGATCGGCCATCTCGGTGTCGCGGCGATATTCGCCTTCCTCCATCGAATCATCCATCTGGTTCATCTTGGCGTTTTCGCGTTTTCGCAAATTGTTTGGGACCTGCTGTTCACGACAGGGTTGGTTTACATCACGGGCGGGATCGAGAGCGAATTCAAATTCATGTACTGGCTGACGATCGTCAACGCCGCGATCTTGCTCTTTCGAAAGGGAGCATTCACTTCCGCGGGTCTCAGCAGCGTTCTCTATGGGACGCTCGTCGACCTCGAATATTTCTCCGCGATTCCCGTGACCTTCGTTGGGGTGGGGGGGCCGGAAGCCTGGATCGAGCGAAAGGTCATCGCTTCGATCGTTTTGAACACGATCGTATTTTTCGCGATCGCCTACGTTTCCAGTTACGTATCCCACCGCCTCCGCCAGGCCGAAAGCAAGTTAGTCGAGAAGAGTATGGAATTCGAGGATCTGGAGGCGTTGATGGGGCGAATCGTCGACAGCCTGACGAGCGGCCTGGTCACGCTCGATCCTGCGGGACGAATCAGTTTCTGGAGCCGTGCCGCGGAGCTGATAACACAGCGATCCGCGGATCATGTCCGGGGAAAAGAGATTTCGGATATTTTCCCCGACCTAAAAAGCCATTTTGAGCTGTCATCGGACACAGCTTCCGATTCGACTCGGCCCTGGAGGTCCGAGATGAGATTTCGTCGGCCGGACGGAACCGAGAAAATTCTCGGTTTTTCCACGTCTCCGCTCCGGGCGGATGAAGGTGTCCGTCGCGGGACGTTGATCCTCTTTCAAGACGTGACGAATCAGCGCCATATGGAGGACCGGATCAAACGGGCCGACCGCCTGGCAGCTGTCGGAGAGCTTGCGGCGCGTATCGCCCATGAGATACGGAATCCGCTCACGTCGGTGTCCGGCGCGGTGGAAGTCCTTCGCAACAATTTGCGGCTGACGCCCGATGAACGAAGATTGATGGGAATCGCCGTGCGGGAGACCGACCGCCTCAATTCGCTCTTGACCGATTTCTTGCTTTTCGCTCGGCCTTCCGCGCCGCGTGTGGAAGAAGTCCCCATTCATCGTCTGCTTCAGGAAACGGCGGATCTTTTCTCCAAGAGCCAGGGGGATGGCCGGATACGCTTCGCCTTGGATCTCGATCCGACGATGTCGGTTCAGGGTGACCCAAAACAGTTGTCTCAGATGGTGTGGAATCTGATGAAGAATGCTTCCGAGGCGATGACCCTGGGTGGTCAGCTGACCCTGACCCTGCGCCGAGGAAATGAGGCGGAGACGGTCATGATCGAAGTTCGGGATGAGGGCGGGGGTATCGCTCCGGAACTTCTGGATCAGATTTTCCACCCGTTCTTTACGACCAAGACGAAAGGGACCGGGCTCGGACTGGCCATTGTGCGCCGGATTGCGCAAGAACATGGCGGAGAAATCGATGTCGACAGCAAAGTGGGAGAAGGGACCGTATTTCGCGTTACGCTTCCGGCTTTGGCCGCGCCGAAACTCGCTGCGGGCGGAGCCTAAGTGCCTCGATCCATAAATACGATGGCATTCGGTCGTCGCTGCATCCGCTTTTTCGGCACCCGTCTCCTTCGCCGTACTTCCCGGTACGCCTCAGTCGCCGGGCACCGAAAACACGGCGCATCGACAACCTCGGTGTCTCATCGTATTTATGGACCGAGGCACTAATGGCCAGGCTACTCATCGTCGATGACGAACCCTCGATTCTGGAATTTTTCGAGATTCTTTTGAAGAGCGAGGGATATGAAGTGGAAACGGTGTCCAGCGGCAGGGAAGCAATCGCCCGCCTCGACCAGCAATTATACGACCTGGTGATCACCGATCTCTCCATGCCCGAAGTGGATGGCATGGCGGTCCTGGACCGCGTCAAAGAGGTTTCAGCGGACACGCTCGTTCTGATGATTACCGCGTTCGCAACGGCCGAGTCCGCGGTCGAAGCGATGAAACGGGGCGCGTATGACTATCTTATGAAGCCGTTCAAAGTGGATGAGATCCGATTGGTGCTCCGAAACGCTTTGGAGAAATCGGCGCTGCGCCGGGAGAATCAGGCGCTCAGACGGGAAGTGAACCGCAAGAAGGGTTTTTCCCATTTGATCGGTGAAAGCCAAAAAATGCAGCGACTCTTTGATCTGATCGAGCGAGTGGCCGCCGGCCGGTCCAGCGTTTTAATCGTCGGCGAGAGCGGAACGGGAAAGGAATTGGTGGCCAAGGCCATCCACGAGAACTCGTCCCGAGAGGGAAAACCGTTCGTGTCGGTGAACTGCGCCGCAATTCCCGAAACTCTGATCGAGAGCGAGCTCTTCGGTTATGTTCGGGGGGCATTCACGGGGGCAACGTCCAACAAGCGGGGCCTTTTTGAAGCGGCTCATGAAGGAACGTTTTTCTTGGACGAGATCGCCGAACTCCCCTCCCAAGTCCAGGTCAAATTGCTGCGCGTATTGCAGGAACGGGCTGTGCTTCGTTTGGGCAGCACCAGCGCGACGCCCGTGGACGTTCGAATTCTGTCTGCAACGAATCGGGACTTGGACGACGCCGTTCGCACGGGGGATTTTCGAGAAGATCTCTTCTATCGTCTCAACGTCATTCAGATCCGAATCCCGCCCCTTCGAGAACGAAAAGAAGATATCCCCGTCTTGGCCCGACATTTTTTGGAGAAGTATTCAAAGGATCGTGACCACAGAATCAAACGAATATCCGATTCCGCTATGGACCGGCTTATGGCGTACGACTATCCCGGCAACGTCCGGGAATTAGAGAATGTGATTGAACAGTGCATGGCTTTAGAGATTGGGGAGGAAATTCGGCTTGAGTCGCTTCCTGAAAAAGTGAGGACGGCCCAGGGAACCGTTCCTTCCGTGCCTTCTTCCGGATTTCCGACCGGTGGACTCCACTTGGAGGATGAGGTTATGTCTTATGAACGTGCCCTGCTGGTGGATGCGCTTCGGGTCGCCGGGGGCGTGAAAAAACGTGCGGCCGAGCTCCTCAACATCAGCTTTCGGTCGTTCCGATACCGACTTCTAAAGCATGGGCTCGACACCGGAGAGGACGAGACCGAGTGACAAATTTTGTCACTAAGCGGGAGGGACCCCCGCTTTTGGGTACAAAAATTTGTCACCTGGAAAGATACGTGAAACACATCCATTTGTAACTACCCGTAATTTAAGCCTAAATCTAATTTATTTTAGAAGTGCCAGTGGCCCATATCTTGCTCTCTCACCAGCGAGTTTTTTTCGTGGATTAGGTCTCTAGAACGAACAACGGGAGGAAAAATGTTAAAAGCTTGGATTCAAAAACGAAACAAAAGAGGCTTCACTCTAATCGAGCTGATGATCGTCGTGGCGATTATCGGAATTTTGGCCGCCGTGGCCATTCCGGCCTTCTTGAAATACATAAAGAAATCGAAAACCTCGGAAGCGAGAACGAACATTCGTAAGGTTTACGACGGCGAAATCGCGTATTTCGACGAAGAGCATGTTTCGCGAAGCGGTTCCATCATTACCAAACAATTCGTGAGTGCTCCAGCGCAGCCGGCCACTCCTCCGGGAATCGATAAATCGGTGGCGAACTGGGAAGGTAGCTCTTGGAAGGCCCTCAAGTTCGGTTCCGATTCGCCTGTTCTTTACAGCTATTCCGCGGACACGGCCGGTTCGGGAACAACGTCGTCGTTTACGGCGAGGGCAGAAGGCGATATTGATGGTGACGGAACCAGCTCGCTGTTCGAGCGCGTAGCCTCAGTGAACGCGGCAACCGGTGAAGTCGAAGGCGGCGCCGGTCTCTACACGCAGGACGACATCGAGTAGAAAGCGCTCGTCAAAGTTCTAGAGAAGGAAGGCGGGTTGGGATTTCCCAGCCCGCCTTTGCTTTTCTGAGGATCAAACAACCTGCTAGTCTAATAGTCCGTGAAGCCATCTCTCTTTTCCAATTCGGCACGAGCGTTCACGGTCGGGCTTCTCCTTTTGACCGCTCTGGGAGGAACCTGTTTTTCTCACAAAGTTCTCTCCGCGTTCGAAGGTGAGTCCGAAAAGGTCCGGGACGTCTTTTATTTGGCCAAAGCGTCGCACATTCGCCCATTCCTACTGGGCCAAGAAGCGGTGGTTGCGGATCTGATCTGGATTCGCACGCTTGGATATTTCGCCGATGAACTCAAACGCGGAAGGGGATTTATATACCTGGATGGCTTGATCGATCTTGCGACCGATTTGGATCCTCGTTTCGAGAAGCTCTACATCTGGGCGGGAGCTGTTTTCATGTACCGCGGCGGCGCTATCACACGAGAGAGAATTCTTGCGAGCACGCGGATCCTCGAAAAGGGTTGGAAGGTCATTCAGAACGATCCGGTCGGGTGGAGGCACGATCCTCGGTACTGGATGATTCCTCAGATGATCGGGTTTAACTATGCCGTGGAGCTGCACGATCGCAAACGTGGAGCGCCGTTTATCGCCGCCACGGCGCGAATACCGGGAAGTCCGGAATTATACAAAACGTACGCGGCGACGCTCTATCGTCGCGCCGGAGAGATGGAGGAGGGGGTGCGCCTCCTCGAAGACATGCTCGCCGTCGAAACACTGGAATCCCAACTTCGCAGCGTGGACGAGAGTTCCCTTAAGGATCAGATCCGGGACCGCCTCGCCGCGTATTACCGGAAGCTTTATGGGGAGCGGGAGGGAAAGGCCCGCCTGGAAATGTTGGAAAAGACGCTGTCCGATTTGATTTCCGCCTGGCGGAACGAATTCCCTTTCCTCGACTTTGATCTTTATCTGTTGTTACGGGATGAAACCGGAGAGTGGGACCGGGAGGTTCTTTTACGGGATTGGGGGGCGAACTTTCCGCTCCTTTCGATGGCCGAAGATTCTTCATGATCTGGATCCTTCTGGGAATGGCCTGGCTGGCCGGGGCCGCCCCCTCCGTTCATTGGCTCGACACTTCCGAACTCTCGCTTGCGGGAATCAGTTTGGGGGTGAGTCATCCGCCGGGACAGCCGCCCGATTCCATGCTGGGGAATCTGTTTTCATGGCTTCCGTTTGGGGACGCGGCCTTTCGCACGACGCTGATGTCGATTGCGTCCGGGGTCGTGGCGATTCGGGCCGTTTCGGTGTGGCTGAAGCGAAGCGGCTTGTTACAAAATACAGGTTCGGCCGAACGACGAACGCTCTTCTTAATTCTTGGCTCGGTGGGCCTTTCATTCGTGGTGTCGATTCAAATGATTCGCACGGAAGTCTACGCCCTGACATCGGCGCTCGTTTGGAGCGCGATGGCTTTTGCGGCCCGGCCCGATCGAAAGTCTCTTTTCATGGCATGGCTGTTATGGGGATTTGCACTGGCCACCCATCCCGTCGTAGCCGCGTTTGCTTTGCCGTTTTTGATTCAACGGAGGGTTCGAGCGGAACCGATTCTGGCGCTCGTGGGTTTATCCACTCTTGGTTACGTGGCCTTGCGTTCGGCGGCTCATGCGCCTTGGGATTTTGGTTTTCCGAACTCCTTCGAAGCGCTGAACTGGTTCCTTCGCGGGCAACTTTACAAAGCATACGATCATTCAACGCTGGTTGATACTACGGCGAATACCGTGACGATTCTCACACTGATCGGTGACAGTCTGGGTTGGATCGTTTTTCCGTTGGCTCTTCTCGGGTTTGCGCATGCCGCGCGTACTCGCCTCGTTCTGGCGTTCCGCATGGCTTTGGCCGCGGGCATAGGCCTCTTTCCGTTGGCGACGATGACGGTCTTTTGGCCCACGAATCCCGATGCTCTTGGATACTTGAATCCTCTGGCTTGGATGCTGGGTGCCCTGGCGGTCGTGGGGAGCACGATTTTAATCCGACGGCTCGAGGCGAAAAAGCTTGGTTTCTTGATGAGTGCCGGACTGGTGATCTGGTTGATCTTCCAGGCTTTGAATTATTGGCGTCACGATACACTTCGCCACGACTGGAGCGCTCATCGTCATTTCGTTCATTTGATGGAGGAGCCGGCGCCGGCCGCTCGCGTGGAACTCGCGAGTTTTCAAACGTTCAGCTTGATGCGTTATGCGCAGATTGTGGAGGGGCGTCGCCCGGACCTCAAGCTTCACTATCGGGGGCTGGAGGAGCGAGAGGCCAGAAATGCGGCCGTTGCGCCGGACAACTTCGTGCCGAACGAAAATACCTATTGGGAATTGGCGATTCAAAGAAGCGCCGATAACCGCTACGCGTTACGCAACGAGGACAAGCTGCTTCTGCCGAAATTGCGGGCGGGCGAATGGTTCTGTCGGATCGGTTCGGCGGTCTCTTCGGATGCGCGCCGTTCCTCGTTCGTTCGTACGCGGAAGATACAGCAGGACATTCCAGCCGGACTCATTTATCCTGATGAACCGCTGATCTTGAATTATTTGGTGAAAATTCTGTTGGCGCGCGCCCAGGGGTAAAGGCGTTTGGCCGACGAGTTAATGGGGGACGCACGGCTCCTGTTCCCGGAATTTCAGGACTATTCCCTGCTCGAGACCTACGAATGAATGAAACGATTGTCGAATTTGAGAAAGTTACGAAGGACTTTACGGGCGACTTTTGGAAGAAGAAGGTTCGGGGCCTGGATGACGTGACATTTTCCGTTCATGACGGGGACGTGTTCGGCCTCATCGGTCCGAACGGCGCCGGGAAAACGACGGCGATCAAGATTCTCATGGGGCTGCTCAAGCCGACCCGGGGTTCCGTCCGGGTTCTCGGTCTACCGGTCACGGATATTCAGACCAAGCGCTATCTCGGGTACCTTCCGGAGAACGCCTATTACTACGATTATCTTCGGACCGAAGAACTGCTTGATTTTTACGGTCGGCTGTTCGGCCTTCGCCGATCGAAACGGCACGATCGAATCGACGAACTTTTGGAGGCGGTGGGTTTGTCCGATAAAAAGGGAGTCCATCTTCGCCATTATTCCAAGGGAATGTTGCAGAGAATCGGGATTGCGCAAGCCCTGATGAACGATCCGAAGCTCGTCATTCTGGATGAACCGATGTCCGGTCTGGATCCGATCG carries:
- a CDS encoding ATP-binding protein — encoded protein: MSQDLQLPEREALRQRTKWLIACRLVTAAVLVVGTLLFRPGGEGRLFGPSFWVVFGLTIGHLGVAAIFAFLHRIIHLVHLGVFAFSQIVWDLLFTTGLVYITGGIESEFKFMYWLTIVNAAILLFRKGAFTSAGLSSVLYGTLVDLEYFSAIPVTFVGVGGPEAWIERKVIASIVLNTIVFFAIAYVSSYVSHRLRQAESKLVEKSMEFEDLEALMGRIVDSLTSGLVTLDPAGRISFWSRAAELITQRSADHVRGKEISDIFPDLKSHFELSSDTASDSTRPWRSEMRFRRPDGTEKILGFSTSPLRADEGVRRGTLILFQDVTNQRHMEDRIKRADRLAAVGELAARIAHEIRNPLTSVSGAVEVLRNNLRLTPDERRLMGIAVRETDRLNSLLTDFLLFARPSAPRVEEVPIHRLLQETADLFSKSQGDGRIRFALDLDPTMSVQGDPKQLSQMVWNLMKNASEAMTLGGQLTLTLRRGNEAETVMIEVRDEGGGIAPELLDQIFHPFFTTKTKGTGLGLAIVRRIAQEHGGEIDVDSKVGEGTVFRVTLPALAAPKLAAGGA
- a CDS encoding prepilin-type N-terminal cleavage/methylation domain-containing protein; protein product: MLKAWIQKRNKRGFTLIELMIVVAIIGILAAVAIPAFLKYIKKSKTSEARTNIRKVYDGEIAYFDEEHVSRSGSIITKQFVSAPAQPATPPGIDKSVANWEGSSWKALKFGSDSPVLYSYSADTAGSGTTSSFTARAEGDIDGDGTSSLFERVASVNAATGEVEGGAGLYTQDDIE
- a CDS encoding sigma-54 dependent transcriptional regulator, producing MARLLIVDDEPSILEFFEILLKSEGYEVETVSSGREAIARLDQQLYDLVITDLSMPEVDGMAVLDRVKEVSADTLVLMITAFATAESAVEAMKRGAYDYLMKPFKVDEIRLVLRNALEKSALRRENQALRREVNRKKGFSHLIGESQKMQRLFDLIERVAAGRSSVLIVGESGTGKELVAKAIHENSSREGKPFVSVNCAAIPETLIESELFGYVRGAFTGATSNKRGLFEAAHEGTFFLDEIAELPSQVQVKLLRVLQERAVLRLGSTSATPVDVRILSATNRDLDDAVRTGDFREDLFYRLNVIQIRIPPLRERKEDIPVLARHFLEKYSKDRDHRIKRISDSAMDRLMAYDYPGNVRELENVIEQCMALEIGEEIRLESLPEKVRTAQGTVPSVPSSGFPTGGLHLEDEVMSYERALLVDALRVAGGVKKRAAELLNISFRSFRYRLLKHGLDTGEDETE
- a CDS encoding ABC transporter ATP-binding protein codes for the protein MNETIVEFEKVTKDFTGDFWKKKVRGLDDVTFSVHDGDVFGLIGPNGAGKTTAIKILMGLLKPTRGSVRVLGLPVTDIQTKRYLGYLPENAYYYDYLRTEELLDFYGRLFGLRRSKRHDRIDELLEAVGLSDKKGVHLRHYSKGMLQRIGIAQALMNDPKLVILDEPMSGLDPIGRKDMRDVILRLAQKGKTVLFSSHILTDVEAICERVGILIRGKLTACGSISELVRSRIKSIEVIFRRGTKDPTDSVPSKWVGQVTMRKSGDQMVMSALRPDILNELIDWGRGRQWMLLSVVPQKETLEDIFMKEAGE
- a CDS encoding type II secretion system F family protein — encoded protein: MAVYKWEGITRQGVVKKGEREAPNQAAVVTWLRQQQVRPKAIVEKKGKAQIGLPSFLSGGVKEKDIVIFARQFATMIDAGLPLVQCLEILASQQESKKFKAVLYAVKTEVEGGSTFAEALRKHPKVFDELFVNLVAAGEVGGILDTIFLRLANYLEKSMKLKKKVKGAMVYPTSIMIVASMVVTVLLVWVIPVFENMFREFGNAELPVPTQIVIKFSRNFKTLLIPIIIFVSGIIFGIKYMYGTKKGRLIIDSTMLKAPVFGPLLRKVAVARFTRTLSTMITSGVPLLDALDIVAKAAGNKVVENAIQDTRASISEGKTMAEPLEESGVFPSMVCQMISVGEATGAMDAMLNKIADFYDDEVDSAVDALTALMEPAMMVFLGVIIGGLVVAMYLPVFKLAGTVGG
- a CDS encoding DUF2723 domain-containing protein, translated to MIWILLGMAWLAGAAPSVHWLDTSELSLAGISLGVSHPPGQPPDSMLGNLFSWLPFGDAAFRTTLMSIASGVVAIRAVSVWLKRSGLLQNTGSAERRTLFLILGSVGLSFVVSIQMIRTEVYALTSALVWSAMAFAARPDRKSLFMAWLLWGFALATHPVVAAFALPFLIQRRVRAEPILALVGLSTLGYVALRSAAHAPWDFGFPNSFEALNWFLRGQLYKAYDHSTLVDTTANTVTILTLIGDSLGWIVFPLALLGFAHAARTRLVLAFRMALAAGIGLFPLATMTVFWPTNPDALGYLNPLAWMLGALAVVGSTILIRRLEAKKLGFLMSAGLVIWLIFQALNYWRHDTLRHDWSAHRHFVHLMEEPAPAARVELASFQTFSLMRYAQIVEGRRPDLKLHYRGLEEREARNAAVAPDNFVPNENTYWELAIQRSADNRYALRNEDKLLLPKLRAGEWFCRIGSAVSSDARRSSFVRTRKIQQDIPAGLIYPDEPLILNYLVKILLARAQG
- a CDS encoding type IV pilus twitching motility protein PilT, with the protein product MANLHQLLKTMIEKGASDLHITTGTPPQLRIDGKLTPLKMPPLTPPETKQLCYSILTDAQKHKFEESNELDLSFGVKGLARFRANTYMQRGAVTGAFRVIPFKIFTLSELGLPPVVQELTRKPRGLVLVTGPTGSGKSTTLASMIDAINQERHEHIMTIEDPIEYLHPHKGCIVNQREIHTDTESFKVALKYVLRQDPDVVLIGEMRDLETIEAALTIAETGHLAFATLHTNSCVQTINRIVDVFPAHQQPQVRAQLSFVLEGVLSQTLIPRANGKGRAMAVEILIPNPAIRNLVREDKIHQIYSQMQVGQSKFGMQTMNQALYALVAKRIISMEDGIARSSDPDDLRQLIANGGTVSPGGAAQAAQRRAQQG